A single window of Engraulis encrasicolus isolate BLACKSEA-1 chromosome 20, IST_EnEncr_1.0, whole genome shotgun sequence DNA harbors:
- the LOC134436712 gene encoding heat shock factor-binding protein 1-like has protein sequence MGDKPKLKGAQDLTAQMETTMQEINKKFQAMSDQIVTRLEEMGTRINDLEKNVADLMQQAGMEEPEAATEIDPKRQ, from the exons ATGGGGGACAAACCAAAGCTAAAAGGTGCACAAGACTTAACAGCACAG ATGGAAACAACTATGCAGGAAATCAACAAAAAATTCCAAGCAATGTCCGACCAAATTGTAACACGAT TGGAGGAAATGGGAACGCGCAtcaatgacttggaaaaaaatgtAGCAGACCTAATGCAGCAGGCCGGAATGGAGGAGCCAGAAGCGGCAACAGAGATAGACCCAAAG aGACAGTAA